The window GTATAAGTCTCGACGAATTTTTGTAACCGTTCAGCAGCGCCGGATCCGGGATCTCGCCAACCCGCTTATCTCTGAACGGTTACAGGTCCCGGGGACCTGCATCTTTTGTGTCCCTGGTGTACGGCTACGAGTTTTTCGGTGCGGGCGGGTAGCTCAGCTGGATAGAGTGTTGGCCTCCGAAGCCAAAAGTCGCGGGTTCGAATCCCGCCTCGCCCACCACGAAAACCTCATCGAACAAGCTGAATCGTCGGTCTCGTAAAAACACCCGAGACGGACGTGGCTTATGCTGTAACTTCTTGATTTCACTACATAGACATTTGAAACGTTTGGGGCCTTTACGAGTTCATCTGAACAGAAGATTGCTTTCTCGGTCAGCAAAATACCCTGATCGCGCCAAGGCCTCTTCCCGTTTCCCGGGGAAAAGGCCTTTTTTGGTCCGTCAATCCTGTTATTCGTAATTGTTTGAGTTTTTCGGGTCATGCCCAAGGAGTGAAATCGGTAATGGATGAAAACAAACAGGCGCCATCATATGGCTGGGAGAGTGGAAAGCCCGTTTCTCTGCTGGCCAGATTGAAGCAGGACCTGAAACGTGCCATGCTGAACAAGGATGCTGCCGGCCGCGACGCGATCCGGCAGATCATGGGCGAGTTTCCCAGGCTGACCGTGCCGATTGTTCTGGAGAGCGGCAAGAAGACCACCCGCTGCAAGGGCGCGGATGAGATCAGCGATGATGATATCATCGGCATAATCAGGGGACTGGTGAAGTCGGAAAAAACGGTTCTGGAGATCAGGGGCCGGGATTCTTCCCCCTATCTTGAGATCCTGGAGGCCTATCTGCCGCGGATGGCGACCCGGGAAGAGATCAAGGCCTGGATCGAGGCAAATGTGGATGTAACCCAGTTCAAGAACGTTATGCAGGCCATGGGACCGGTTA of the Desulfobacterales bacterium genome contains:
- a CDS encoding GatB/YqeY domain-containing protein, with product MDENKQAPSYGWESGKPVSLLARLKQDLKRAMLNKDAAGRDAIRQIMGEFPRLTVPIVLESGKKTTRCKGADEISDDDIIGIIRGLVKSEKTVLEIRGRDSSPYLEILEAYLPRMATREEIKAWIEANVDVTQFKNVMQAMGPVMKHFGRQADGRLVKEVLRDMAS